The Cellulomonas oligotrophica sequence GCGCTCGCCGCGGGCCTGACCGCCTGCGCGGCGGACAGCTCGGGCGGCGACGCCGACGGCGACGTGACGATGACCTTCTGGCACAACTCGACCACCGGCGAGGGCAAGGCGTACTGGGAGGAGACGGTCGCCGCCTTCGAGGAGGCCAACCCCGGTGTGACCATCGAGATCCAGGCCGTCCAGAACGAGGAGATGGACGGCAAGCTCCAGACCGCGCTGAACTCCGGCGACGCCCCCGACATCTTCATGGCGCGCGGCGGCGGCAAGCTCGCCGACGTCGTCTCGGCGGGCCAGGTCATGGACCTCACCGACTCGATCGACGACGCCACCCGCACCGCGGTGGGCGACGCCGGCTTCTCGGCGTTCACGATCGAGGACAAGGTCTACGGCATGCCCACGGCGATCCTGCCCGGCGGCATCTACTACAGCGGCGACCAGTTCGCCGAGGCCGGCATCGACGCCGCACCGACCACGATGGCCGAGCTCGACGACGCGGTCGAGGCGCTCAAGGGCATCGGCACGCAGCCCATCGCCCTCGGCGCCAAGGACGCGTGGCCGGCCGCGCACTGGTACTACTTCTTCGCGCTGCGCGAGTGCTCGCAGGAGGTCATGGCCGAGGCGGCCGACACCCGGATGTTCGACGACGAGTGCTGGACCCGCGCCGGCGAGGACCTGCAGGCGTTCGCCGAGACCGAGCCGTTCAACGAGGGCTTCCTCACCACGTCCGCCCAGCAGGGCGCCGGCTCGTCGGCCGGTCTGCTGGCCAACGGCCAGGCCGCCATGGAGCTGATGGGCGCCTGGCAGCCCGGTGTGGTCGCGTCGCTGACGCCCGACGAGCAGCCGCTCGCGGACCTCGAGTGGTTCCCCTTCCCGGCCGTCGAGGGTGGCGAGGGTGACCCCAGCGCCATGATGGGCGGCGTCGACGGGTTCTCCTGCTGGGCCCAGGCCCCCAAGGAGGAGTGCACCGCGTTCCTCAACTTCTTCATGCAGAAGGAGCACCAGGAGGGCTACGCCAACGCGTTCCACACGCTGCCCGCGAGCCAGGAGGCCCAGGGCGTCGTCACCGAGCCGGCGCTGCAGCAGGTCCTCGAGGCCTACAACGAGGCCGCGTACGTCTCCGTCTGGCTCGACACGCTGTTCGGCCAGAACATCGGCAACGCGCTGAACGTCGGCGTCGTCGACATGCTCGCCGGCCAGGGCTCGCCCGAGGCCATCGTCGAGGCCGTCAACGCCGCGGCAGCGAAGGGCTGACCTTCCACCATGGCATCCATCAGCGAGGACGCGCACCGCGCGCACCGCTCGCCCGTGGACCAGGCCGGGGGGGTCGCGCCCGTCGCGGCGCCCCCGGCCGGGCCGCCGGCCCGACGCCGCACCTCGGGCGTCGGGTGGCGGACGCGGGCCGAGATCGCCCTGCTCGCCGGGCCGGCGCTGGGCGTCTTCCTGGCGTTCGTGATCTTCCCGGTCGTCATGGCCGCGTACTACGGCTTCTTCAGCTGGCAGGGCTACGGCCCGCCGACGGAGTTCGTGGGCCTGCGCAACTACGTGACGATCCTCACCGACCCCACGTTCCACGACGCCCTGCGGCACAACGCGTTCATCGTCGTGATGTCGCTGGTCCTGCAGGGCCCCGTCGCGGTGCTGCTCGCGCTGCTGCTCAACCGGCCGCTGCGCGGACGCTCGGTCATCCGGGTGCTCATCTTCGTGCCGTACGTGATCTCCGAGGTCGTGGTCGGCACGGGGTGGAGCCTGATGCTCGCCACCAACGGCGCGCTCAACGACCTGCTCGCGAAGGTCGGCCTCGACGGTCTGGCCCAGGAGTGGCTGTCCGACCCGGACGTGGCGATCTGGACCCTCATGGGGATCATCACCTGGAAGTACGTCGGGTTCGCCGTGATCCTCTTCCTCGCCGGCCTCCAGGGCATCCCGGAGGAGCTGTCGGAGGCCGCGTCCATCGACGGCGCGTCGTACTGGCAGGTGCAGCGGCGGATCACCCTGCCGCTGCTCGGCCCGACGGTCCGCATCTGGGCGTTCCTGTCGATCATCGGCTCGCTCCAGCTCTTCGACCTCGTCTACATCATCTGGGGCCAGTACGTGGCCTCGACCGCCGGCACCTCGACGATGGCGACGTACATGGTCGTCAACGGGCGCAACGCGGGCAGCTACGGGTACGGCAACGCCGTCGCGGTCGTGCTGTTCGTCATCTCGCTCGTCATCGCGCTGCTCTACCAGCGGTTCGTCCTGCGTCGTGACACCGACGGCGCGATCACCGGAGGGAAGCGCTGATGGCCGCCACCACGCTCGACACCCGCGCGCGTGCGCGAGCCCGCCGCGGTGCGAACGCCGGCACCCGCCGCTCCAACGCGCTCGTCTACGTCGTCGCCGTCCTGCTGGTCTCCGCGATCCTCGCCCCGGTCGTCTACATCGTCCTCGGCGGGTTCCGGACCAACTCCCAGATCACGACCGACCCGTCGGGCCTGCCGGGCCCGTGGCAGGTCGGCAACTACCTGGACGTGCTCGGCGGCAGCCTCTTCTGGCAGCAGGCGGGCAACTCCACGGTCGCGGCCGTCGCCACCACGCTGGGCGTGGTCTCGCTGGGGCTCATGGCCAGCTACGTGCTCGCCCGGTACCGGTTCCGGGGCCGCGGCGCGATGTACGCGGTGTTCGCCGCGGGCCTGATGTTCCCGATGACGGTCGCGATCACACCGCTGTACATCCTCGTGCGCAGCCTGGGGCTCATGGGCTCCCTCGGCGGGATCATCCTCCCGCAGATCGCGTTCGCGCTGCCGACGACCATCATCATCCTGGTGCCGTTCCTGCGGGCCATCCCCGACGAGATCGAGGAGGCCGCCGCGCTCGACGGCTGCGGCAAGCTCGGCTTCTTCTTCCGCATGGTCGTGCGCCTCGCGGTGCCGGGCGTCGTCACCGTCGGGATCCTCGCCTTCGTGGCGAGCTGGAACAGCTACCTGCTGCCGCTGTTCATCCTCAGCAACGAGGCGTCGTACACGCTGCCGCTCGGGGTGCAGGCGTTCGCGTCGCAGTACTCCGTCGACACCGCGCGGGTGCTCGCGTTCACGTCGCTGTCGATGCTGCCGGCCCTGGTGTTCTTCAGCCTCTTCGAGCGGCGCATCGTCGGTGGGCTCACCGGTGCCGTGAAGGGCTGACGCGGGTCGCCGACGCGCACCTCCCCGTGCGTCGGCGACCGCCCAGCCCGTGCTTCTCCCGGGCCCCGTCGGGCCCTCCTCGTCCTTGGAGCGTGAACCGTGACCGACCTCCAGCAGGCCGCCCCCGTGCGGCCCGCCGTACCCCCCCGGGCGGACGGCGCCGCACGCGCCCGTGCGCTCCTGGCGCAGATGACGCTCGAGGAGAAGCTCGCCCAGATCGTCGGCTTCTGGGAGAAGGAGGACGGCGAGGCCGTCGCCCCGCTGCAGGGCGAGTTCACCGTCGCCCGTGGCTACGCCGACGTGACCCGCCACGGCCTCGGGCACCTGACCCGGGTCTACGGCACCCGGCCCGTCGACCCCGTCGAGCGGGCCCGCTGGCTGTGGGACGAGCAGCGCCGGCTGGTGCGCGAGACGCGGCTGGGGATCCCCGCGCTCGTGCACGAGGAGTGCCTCACGGGGCTCGCGGCGTGGACGGCCGCGACCTTCCCGACGCCGCTGGCCTGGGGTGCGGCGTGGGACCCGGCGCTGGTGGAGGAGATGGCGGCGCTGGTCGGGCAGTCCATGCGCACGCTCGGCGTGCACCAGGGGCTCGCCCCCGTCCTCGACGTGATCCGCGACCCCCGCTGGGGGCGGGTCGACGAGTGCATCGCCGAGGACCCGTACCTCATCGGCACGCTCGGCACCGCGTACGTGCGCGGGCTGCAGGGAGCGGGCGTCCACGCCACCCTCAAGCACTTCGTCGGCTACTCCGCCTCGCAGGCCGGTCGCAACTTCGCGCCCGTGCACGCCGGGCCGCGCGAGGTCGAGGACGTGCTGCTCGTCCCGTTCGAGATGGCCGTGCTCGACGGAGGCGTCCGGTCGGTCATGCACTCGTACGCCGAGATCGACGGCGTGCCCGTCGCGGCCGACCCGGCCCTGCTCACGGGTGTGCTGCGCGAGCGGTGGGGCTTCGACGGCACGGTCGTCGCCGACTACTTCGGCGTCGCGTTCCTGCACCTGCTGCACCGGGTCGCCGCCGACCTCGGCGACGCCGCCGGGCAGGCGCTCGCGGCCGGGGTCGACGTGGAGCTGCCGACGGGCGACGCGTACCTCGACCCGCTGGCCGACGCGGTCCGCGCGGGCCGGGTGGACGAGGCGCTCGTCGACCGGGCGGTGCTGCGCGCCCTGGAGCAGAAGGCGGAGCTGGGCCTGCTGGACGCGACGTTCGAGGACGAGCCCCCGACGGACGTCGACCTCGACAGCCCCGCGCACCGGCGGGTCGCCGCCCGCCTGGCCGAGCAGTCGGTGGTGCTGCTGGGCAACGACGGGACGCTGCCGCTGGCCGCACCGGCCCGGGTGGCGGTGCTCGGGCCGAACGCCGACCGCTCCGCCGCCCTGTTCGGCTGCTACTCCTTCGTCAACCACGTGCTCGCCCACCACCCCGAGGTCGACCAGCGTCTCGAGGCCCCCACGGTGCGCGCGGCCCTGGCCGCCGAGCTGCCCGACGCCGTCGTCACGTACGCGCCCGGGTGCGCGGTCGACGACGCCGACACGTCGGGCGTCGACGAGGCCGTCGCGCTCGCCGCGGCCGCCGACGTCGCGGTCGTGGTGGTCGGCGACCAGGCCGGGCTGTTCGGCCGCGGGACCGTGGGGGAGGGCTGCGACCGGGACGACCTGGAGCTGCCGGGCGTGCAGCGCGCGCTCGTCGAGGCCGTCGTGGCCACCGGCACCCCGGTCGTGCTGGTGCTGCTCACGGGGCGGCCGTACGCGATCGGCTGGGCGCTGGACGCGTGCGCCGCGGTCGTGCAGGCGTTCTTCCCGGGCGAGGAGGGTGGCCGGGCGGTCGCCGGCGTGCTGTCCGGCCGTGTCAACCCGTCGGGCCGCCTGCCGGTGAGCCTGCCGCGCTCGGCGGGTGCCCAGCCGTTCTCCTACCTGCACCCGCTGCTCGGCGGCGACGGCGACGTGACGAACCTCGCGAGCACGCCGGTGCTGCCGTTCGGCCACGGGCTGTCGTACACGTCGTTCACGCGCACGGGCCTGACCGTGGACCCCGGGCCGCGCACGGACGGCACGGTCACGGCCCGCGTGCGCGTGACCAACACCGGGTCGCGGGCCGGCGCCGACGTCGTCCAGCTGTACGCGCACGACGTGCTGGCGTCGGTCACGCGCCCGGTCGCGCAGCTCGTCGGCTACCACCGCGTCGAGCTCGCGCCGGGGGAGTCCGTGGAGGTCGAGCTGGTCGTGCCGACGGTGCGGCTGGCGTTCACCGACAGGTCCGGGCGTCGCGTCGTCGAGCCGGGGGACGTCGACCTGTGGGTCGGCCCGTCGTGCGCGGTGCGGGAGACGACGTGCCGCACCACCCTGACGGGTGACGTGCACGTGGTGACCACGGCCGACCCGCGGACGACCGCGGTGCACGTGCGCTGACGCGGCGGGGGCCACGTGGTGGACGCCAGGCGTCCCACGCCTCGGACGGACGTAGGGTGACGGGGCGCCACCGCGAGGTGGCGCCCTGCACCTGCGAAGGAGACCCGCGATGAGCCGTCCGCTGCGCTCACGGACCTCGACCCACGGCCGCAACATGGCCGGCGCCCGCGCGCTGTGGCGCGCCACGGGCACGCAGGCCGGGGACTTCGGCAAGCCGATCGTCGCCATCGCCAACTCGTACACGCAGTTCGTGCCGGGGCACGTGCACCTCAAGGACATGGGCGACCTCGTGGCGTCGGCCGTGCGCGAGGCCGGCGGCGTGCCCAAGGAGTTCAACACGATCGCCGTCGACGACGGCATCGCGATGGGCCACGCGGGGATGCTCTACTCGCTGCCGAGCCGCGACCTCATCGCCGACTCGGTCGAGTACATGGTGAACGCGCACACCGCGGACGCGCTCGTCTGCATCTCCAACTGCGACAAGATCACGCCGGGCATGCTCAACGCGGCGCTGCGGCTGAACATCCCCGTCGTGTTCGTCTCCGGCGGGCCGATGGAGGCCGGCAAGGCCGTCGTCGCGAACGGCGTGGCGCGCACGCCGCTCAACCTCATCAACGCGATCAACTACTCCGCGGACGACGCCGTCGACGACGAGGCGCTGGCCCAGGTCGAGGAGAACGCCTGCCCCACCTGCGGCTCGTGCTCGGGCATGTTCACCGCCAACTCGATGAACTGCCTGACCGAGGCGCTCGGCCTGTCGCTGCCCGGCAACGGCTCGACGCTGGCCACGCACGCCGCGCGCCGCGAGCTGTTCCTCGAGGCCGGCCGCACGGTCGTCGAGCTCGCGCACCGCTACTACGACGACGAGGACGACACCGCGGCCCCCCGCGGCATCGCCACGCGTGCCGCGTTCAGCAACGCCATGGCGCTCGACGTCGCCATGGGCGGGTCGACCAACACGGTGCTGCACGTGCTGGCCGCCGCGCAGGAGGCCGAGGTCGACTTCACGCTCGCCGACATCGACGAGATCAGCCGCCGCGTGCCGTGCCTGGCCAAGGTCGCCCCGAACCACCCCGACTTCCACATGGAGGACGTGCACCGCGCCGGCGGCATCCCCGCGCTGCTCGGCGAGCTCGACCGCGGCGGTCTGCTCGACCACGACGTGACGAGCGTGCACACCCCGACGCTGCGTGCGTGGCTCGACGACTGGGACGTGCGCGGCGGCCGGGCCACCGAGCGTGCCACCGCCCTGTTCCACGCGGCCCCCGGCGGCGTGCGCACCACGCAGGCGTTCTCGACGCAGAACGTGTGGGACTCCCTCGACACGGACGCCGCCCAGGGCTGCATCCGCGACGTCGCCCACGCCTACACCGTCGAGGGCGGCCTGGCCGTGCTGCGCGGCAACCTCGCCGAGGACGGCGCGATCATCAAGACCGCCGGCATCGACCCCGACGTGTTCCACTTCGTCGGCCGGGCCCTGGTCTGCGAGTCCCAGGACGAGGCCGTCGAGAAGATCCTCAGCAAGCAGGTCGAGCCCGGCCACGTCGTGGTCGTCCGCTACGAGGGCCCCTCGGGCGGCCCCGGCATGCAGGAGATGCTCTACCCGACGTCGTTCATCAAGGGCCGCGGCCTGGGCAAGGTCTGCGCGCTCATCACCGACGGCCGGTTCTCCGGCGGGTCCAGCGGCATCTCGGTGGGCCACGTCAGCCCCGAGGCCGCCGCCGGCGGCACGATCGGCCTGGTCGAGGACGGCGACGAGATCGAGATCGACGTCGAGACCCGGCTCATCCGCGTCAACGTCCCCGACGAGGTGCTCGCCGAGCGGCGCGCCAAGATGGAGGCGCGCGAGAACCCCTGGCAGCCCGTCGCCCGCGACCGCTACGTCTCCCCGGCCCTGCAGGCGTACGCCGCCATGGCGACGTCCGCCGACCGCGGCGCCGTCCGCGACGTCAGCCGTCTGCGGCGCGGCTGAGCCGCCCCTCGGGCGTGTCGGGCCCCGAGGGGATGCTCCCCGCCGGGGTGCTGCCTAGTCTCGGCTCATGACGAGCACGCAGGAGCCGGCGCCGGGCGTCGACATCAAGCCGCGGTCGCGGCAGGTCACCGACGGGCTGGAGGCGACGGCGGCGCGCGGCATGCTGCGCGCGGTCGGCCTCGGGGACGAGGACTTCGCGAAGCCGCAGATCGGCGTCGCGAGCTCGTGGAACGAGATCACGCCGTGCAACCTCTCGCTCGACCGGCTGGCCAAGGCGGTCAAGGGCGGGGTGCACGCCGGCGGCGGGTACCCGTTGGAGTTCGGCACGATCTCGGTGTCCGACGGCATCTCGATGGGCCACGAGGGCATGCACTACTCGCTGGTCAGCCGCGACATCATCGCCGACTCCGTCGAGACGGTCATGATGGCCGAGCGGCTCGACGGGTCGGTGCTGCTGGCCGGGTGCGACAAGTCGCTGCCGGGCATGCTCATGGCCGCCGCGCGCCTGGACCTGGCCAGCGTCTTCCTCTACGCGGGCTCGATCATGCCGGGCTGGGTGAAGCTGTCCGACGGCACCGAGAAGGACGTGACGATCATCGACGCGTTCGAGGCCGTCGGCGCGTGCGCGCGCGGGCTGATGAGCCGCGAGGACGTCGACCGCATCGAGCGGGCGATCTGCCCCGGCGAGGGTGCGTGCGGGGGCATGTACACGGCCAACACGATGGCGTCGGTGGCCGAGGCCATGGGCATGTCGCTGCCCGGGTCGGCGGCCCCGCCGTCGGCCGACCGGCGCCGCGACCAGTTCGCGCACCGGTCGGGCGAGGCCGTGGTCGAGCTGCTGCGCCGCGGGATCACCGCGCGGCAGATCATGACCAAGGAGGCGTTCGAGAACGCCATCGCCGTGGTCATGGCGTTCGGCGGGTCGACGAACGCGGTGCTGCACCTGCTCGCGATCGCGCACGAGGCCGAGGTCGACCTCACCCTCGACGACTTCAGCCGGGTCGCGGCCCGCGTGCCGCACCTGGGCGACCTCAAGCCGTTCGGCCGGTACGTGATGAACGACGTCGACCGGGTCGGCGGCGTGCCCGTGGTCATGAAGGCCCTGCTCGACGCAGGTCTCCTGCACGGCGACTGCCTGACCGTGACCGGCCGCACGGTGGCGGAGAACCTCGCGGAGATCGCCCCGCCCGACCCGGACGGCAAGATCCTGCGGGCGCTGGACGACCCGATCCACCGCACCGGCGGCATCACGATCCTGTCCGGCTCGCTGGCGCCCGAGGGCGCGGTGGTGAAGTCCGCGGGCTTCGACTCCGACGTCTTCGAGGGCACCGCCCGGGTGTTCGAGCGGGAGCGCGCGGCGCTGGACGCGCTGGAGGACGGCACGATCCGCGCCGGCGACGTCGTCGTCATCCGGTACGAGGGCCCCAAGGGCGGGCCGGGCATGCGCGAGATGCTCGCGATCACCGGTGCCATCAAGGGCGCGGGGCTGGGCAAGGACGTGCTGCTCGTCACCGACGGCCGGTTCTCGGGCGGCACGACGGGCCTGTGCGTGGGGCACATCGCGCCGGAGGCCGTCGACGCCGGTCCCATCGCCTTCGTCCGGGACGGCGACCGGGTCCGGCTCGACGTCGCGCACGCCCGGCTCGACCTGCTCGTCGACGACGACGAGCTCGTCGCCCGCCGGGAGGGCTGGGCGCCGCTGGCGCCGCGCTACACCCGCGGCGTGCTGGGCAAGTACCAGAAGCTCGTGCAGTCCGCGTCGAAGGGTGCGGTGCTGGGCTGAGCGCGGGTGCGGGGCGTCGCCTCGGCGACGCCCCGCGGTCCCGGTCGGCGGTGCGGGTCAGCCCTGCAGCGCGGGCGCGGGCCGGCCGGGGGTGGTGCCCTCGACGTCGGCCCGGTGGCCGGGGATGCGCTCGACGACCCGGCGGTACGCCGGCAGGTCGGTCCACAGCTCGTCGCGCAGCGGGTGCAGGCGGCGGGTGCGCAGGCGGTGCACCTGGTAGACGACGACCGCGACGTTGGCCGCGAGCGACAGCGCCGACGCGGTCATCAGCGCCGCGGGGGAGTGCGAGGACTGCACCGCGAACGGCGAGTCCGACACGAACGCCGGGAACGCCATCGTGAACATCATCCAGAACGCCAGGGTGTGCGCACGGTGCTGCAGCCACGCGCCGCGGCGCAGCCAGAACGCGGGGATGGTGCAGGACAGCAGCAGCGCCGCACCGGCGTAGAAGGCGTGGTCGCCGACGCAGTTGTACACGTAGGCGAAGTTCCACAGGTCGTACGCGACGATCCAGAACCAGAGCATGTCCGGCCAGATCATGTCCTTGGTCCGGTCGCGGCTGACGTAGATGCCGACCCAGCCGCAGATCGTGACGATGTTGAGGATCCCCGCGACGCCGTTCATGACGTTCCACGGGCCGGGCACCATCGTCACGCCGTCGACGACCCCGGCGTCCATGCCGGCGACCTGGAAGTCGCGGACCACGGCCTCGGCGATGTTCAGCGCGAGGATCGCCGGCGGGAACAGCAGCATCCAGCGGTGCGCCGCCAGGCGGGGCACGTACCGGATGAGCATGAAGCCGATGCACCCGGCGAGCGCCGAGTAGACCTTGACCCAGTGGAACCACGAGCCCGTCGACGACCCCTCGCCGGCGGTGTGCGGCCAGACGAGGACGGTCAGGACGAGGGGCAGGGCGACGAACAGCGCGAGCCCGGCGACCTTGCCGCGGCGCGAGATCTCGTTGAGCCCGATGAGCGCGGCGAGGACGACGACGAACATCAGCGCCTGCAGCGGCGTGATGCTCTCGAACAGGAACATGTCTCTCCTTCGGGTGAGCCCTGCCGCTACGGTGCGGCGGGGTCGGGGGTGGGCAGGTCGGTCGGGGCCAGGCGCAGGGTCTGCCGCACGAGCGCGACGAGCACGTCGTCGGGCGTGCCGGGCCGGGAGCGGACGAGCGCGATGAGCCCGTGCACGAGGACGACGAAGGTCGCGCGCACGTGCGTGATCTCGATCGTGTGGCGGGCGGCGTACGCGGGGATCGTCGTGGTCTCGAGGGTGTCGACGAGGGCCTCGACGGCACGGTCGAGGAACCGCACCGCGAGGGCGGCGTCGTCGAGCCGGGGCACCGCGGGTCGCGCGGGGTGCGGCGCGTCGCCACCACGGGTCGGCACGTGGTGGCGCAGCAGCGCGACGGCGCTGACCACGGCGCCGTCGACGTCGCCCGGGCGGCGAGCGGCGTCCCACGCGCGCAGGTCGGCGACGAAGTCGTCGATGCACGCGTCGAGGACCTGCTCGACGAGCGTCTCCATGTCGCCGACGTAGTGGTAGACGAGGCCGCGGGTGACGCCGACGCGGTCGGCGACGTGCGCGAACGTGGTGGCCCGCACGCCCTGCTCGGCGAACAGCCCGCGGGCGGCGCGGACGATCTCGTCGCGTCGGGCGTCGGGGGTCTTGACGACCCTGCGCTGCGTCTCGGCCATGGCGACGACGCTATTGACGAAGTGTCAACGGGCTCGGGGACGGAGGTCCCGGGATCGCCCGGACGGGTGTGCGGACACCTGTCCAGGACCGCCCCGCGGACTCGGGATCACCCGGACGGGTGAGGTCCCGTGGGGCCTCAGCGCGCCAGCCGCTCCACCACCGCGCCGAACAGGGCGGGCGCGCGGCGCGCGAGCGGCACGACGGCCGGTCGCAGCGGGGACGTCGCCCAGGCCACGAGGGCGGACGTGAGCACCCGGTAGTCGCGGGTGGCCGCCCGCCAGGCGCGCTCGTACGCGGCCGCGTCGTCGAGCGTCGCGACGGCGGCCCGCGCCTGCGCGAACCCCACCCGCAGCCCCTCGCCGGTCAGGGCGTCGACGTACCCGGACGCGTCGCCGACGAGCCGGGCGGCGCCCGTGGTGCGGTGCGTGCTGCGTGCGCGCAGCGGGCCCGCCCCGCGCACGGGTCCGTCGGGGGCAGCCCCGTCGAGGTGCGCGGCCAGCTCGGGCAGCGCCGCGACGGTCGCGTCCAGGTCCGTCCCCCGCGGGCCGAGGACGGCCACGCCGACGAGGCCGGGGCCGACGGGGGTCACGTACACCTCCGCGCGGGCGGCCCAGTGCACCTCGACGAGGTCGGTCCACGGCGCCACCCGGTAGTGCCGGCGCAGGCCGTAGCGCCGCCGGTCGTCCTCCGGTCCCGCGCTCCGGGGCGTGACCGCGGGCTCCAGCCCGAGCCGGCGCCGCGTCGGGGAGTGCAGCCCGTCGCACACCAGCAGGTGCCGTGCG is a genomic window containing:
- a CDS encoding NAD(P)/FAD-dependent oxidoreductase; the protein is MPGAGRSPGPRPASDTDVLVVGGGPVGLAAAVEARLRGLEVVVLEPRAGPVDKACGEGLMPGALRLLQSWDVDPPGHVLAGISYRSPAGHVDHRFRVAPGRGVRRTTLHEALHARTVDLGAVVVPARASAVRLTPHGVEVDGRTARHLLVCDGLHSPTRRRLGLEPAVTPRSAGPEDDRRRYGLRRHYRVAPWTDLVEVHWAARAEVYVTPVGPGLVGVAVLGPRGTDLDATVAALPELAAHLDGAAPDGPVRGAGPLRARSTHRTTGAARLVGDASGYVDALTGEGLRVGFAQARAAVATLDDAAAYERAWRAATRDYRVLTSALVAWATSPLRPAVVPLARRAPALFGAVVERLAR